Proteins encoded by one window of Dryocola sp. LX212:
- the atpD gene encoding F0F1 ATP synthase subunit beta → MATGKIIQVIGAVVDVEFPQDAVPKVYDALEVTNGNDRLVLEVQQQLGGGVVRTIAMGTSDGLRRGLEVSNLDHPIEVPVGKATLGRIMNVLGQPIDMKGDIGEEERWAIHRPAPSYEELSSSQDLLETGIKVMDLICPFAKGGKVGLFGGAGVGKTVNMMELIRNIAIEHSGYSVFAGVGERTREGNDFYHEMTDSNVLDKVSLVYGQMNEPPGNRLRVALTGLTMAEKFRDEGRDVLLFVDNIYRYTLAGTEVSALLGRMPSAVGYQPTLAEEMGVLQERITSTKTGSITSVQAVYVPADDLTDPSPATTFAHLDATVVLSRNIASLGIYPAVDPLDSTSRQLDPLVVGQEHYDTARGVQSILQRYQELKDIIAILGMDELSEEDKLVVARARKIQRFLSQPFFVAEVFTGSPGKFVSLKDTIRGFKGIMDGEYDHLPEQAFYMVGTIDEAVEKAKKL, encoded by the coding sequence AGTGTACGACGCTCTTGAGGTTACAAATGGTAATGACCGTCTGGTGCTGGAAGTTCAGCAGCAGTTAGGTGGTGGCGTAGTGCGTACTATCGCCATGGGTACGTCTGATGGTTTGCGTCGTGGTCTGGAAGTTTCTAACCTCGATCACCCAATTGAAGTGCCGGTAGGTAAAGCAACCCTGGGCCGTATCATGAACGTCCTGGGCCAGCCTATCGACATGAAAGGCGATATCGGCGAAGAAGAGCGTTGGGCGATTCACCGTCCTGCGCCAAGCTACGAAGAGCTGTCCAGCTCCCAGGATCTGCTGGAAACCGGCATCAAAGTAATGGACCTGATTTGCCCGTTCGCTAAGGGCGGTAAAGTTGGTCTGTTCGGTGGTGCGGGCGTAGGTAAAACTGTAAACATGATGGAGCTGATCCGTAACATCGCGATCGAGCACTCCGGTTACTCCGTGTTTGCAGGCGTGGGTGAGCGTACTCGTGAGGGTAACGACTTCTACCACGAAATGACCGACTCCAACGTTCTGGACAAAGTATCACTGGTGTATGGCCAGATGAACGAGCCACCAGGTAACCGTCTGCGCGTAGCGCTGACCGGCCTGACCATGGCTGAGAAGTTCCGTGACGAAGGTCGTGACGTTCTGCTGTTCGTGGATAACATTTACCGTTATACCCTGGCCGGTACAGAAGTATCTGCACTGCTGGGTCGTATGCCATCTGCGGTAGGTTATCAGCCAACTCTGGCTGAAGAGATGGGTGTTTTGCAGGAGCGTATTACCTCCACCAAAACGGGCTCTATCACTTCTGTTCAGGCGGTATACGTACCTGCGGATGACTTGACTGACCCGTCTCCAGCAACCACCTTTGCTCACTTAGATGCAACCGTGGTACTGAGCCGTAACATCGCGTCTCTGGGTATCTACCCTGCGGTAGATCCACTGGATTCCACCAGCCGTCAGTTAGATCCGCTGGTTGTTGGTCAGGAACACTACGACACCGCGCGTGGCGTGCAGTCTATTCTGCAACGTTACCAGGAACTGAAAGACATCATCGCCATTCTTGGTATGGATGAGCTTTCTGAAGAAGATAAACTGGTTGTAGCACGTGCGCGTAAGATCCAGCGCTTCCTGTCTCAGCCGTTCTTCGTTGCAGAAGTCTTTACCGGTTCTCCGGGCAAGTTCGTATCGCTGAAAGATACTATCCGTGGCTTTAAAGGCATCATGGACGGCGAATATGACCATCTGCCAGAGCAGGCGTTCTACATGGTTGGTACTATCGACGAAGCCGTTGAGAAAGCTAAAAAACTTTAA
- a CDS encoding F0F1 ATP synthase subunit epsilon has protein sequence MAMTYHLDVVSAESQMFSGLVEKIQVTGSEGELGIFPGHAPLLTAIKPGMIRIVKQHGQEEFIYLSGGVLEVQPGTVTVLADTAIRGQDLDEARALEAKRKAEEHIHSSHGDVDYAQASAELAKAIAKLRVIELTRKAM, from the coding sequence ATGGCAATGACATATCACCTGGACGTCGTCAGTGCGGAGAGCCAAATGTTCTCCGGTCTGGTCGAGAAGATCCAGGTAACGGGTAGCGAAGGCGAGCTGGGTATTTTCCCGGGTCACGCGCCGCTGCTCACCGCCATTAAGCCTGGTATGATCCGCATCGTTAAACAGCACGGACAAGAAGAGTTCATCTATCTGTCCGGTGGTGTGTTGGAAGTGCAGCCTGGTACGGTGACCGTGCTGGCTGATACCGCTATTCGCGGTCAGGATCTCGACGAAGCGCGAGCCCTGGAAGCGAAACGTAAAGCGGAAGAGCACATCCACAGCTCCCACGGTGATGTGGACTACGCTCAGGCTTCTGCTGAACTGGCGAAGGCGATCGCGAAACTACGCGTTATCGAATTGACCAGAAAAGCGATGTAA